One genomic window of Leptospira paudalimensis includes the following:
- a CDS encoding NnrS family protein: MKQSFFQNSFWNTAFRPFFWFGSVFGILVISIWIFILSNILKSQIQINAIHWHSYEMVFGFTKAIVLGFLFTAVQNWTNSTILKGKNLFYLLAFWLIGRFSFYSFGFLSYLSFGFDICSDIMVIYLLVPKLIVPTQKHNRPILYHYALFTIFHILSALSAYSILDPEKTLLFIHLSIFVVLFLILIIGGRVVPFFSGVVIQGYSFKRMPKLETFLIYLPFIFYLTKLIQSYFEAYILRSISYLQGTGFTILGILSFIVGFSLFVSNTIRYISWKPWKSYRRPILWILYLGYFWVCSGFLLYSLAELNLFPISSAIHSLTVGGLSVFIYGMITRVSLGHTGRAIVASPLTVFAYIVLNVSVIIRVILPLFNQHKYAYYLSGIGWILCFSLFVIQYTIILYSPRPDGKPS; this comes from the coding sequence ATGAAACAATCTTTTTTTCAAAACAGTTTCTGGAACACAGCGTTTCGCCCTTTTTTTTGGTTTGGATCAGTTTTCGGAATCTTAGTCATTTCAATTTGGATATTCATACTTTCGAATATTCTTAAAAGCCAAATTCAGATCAATGCCATTCATTGGCATTCCTACGAAATGGTATTCGGTTTTACCAAAGCCATTGTATTAGGATTTTTATTCACTGCCGTTCAAAATTGGACAAATTCAACCATTCTAAAAGGGAAAAATTTATTTTATTTATTGGCCTTTTGGTTAATTGGAAGATTTTCATTCTATTCGTTTGGTTTTTTAAGTTATCTTTCGTTTGGGTTTGATATCTGCTCGGATATCATGGTAATCTACTTACTTGTTCCAAAGTTAATTGTTCCTACCCAAAAACACAACAGGCCAATCTTATACCATTATGCTCTTTTTACCATTTTCCATATTCTGAGTGCACTCTCTGCTTATTCCATTTTAGACCCAGAGAAAACATTACTATTTATCCACCTAAGTATCTTTGTTGTGTTATTTCTAATCCTCATCATAGGCGGACGAGTTGTACCATTCTTTTCAGGTGTCGTCATCCAAGGGTATTCATTTAAACGAATGCCAAAATTAGAAACATTTCTAATCTATCTTCCATTTATCTTTTATCTGACAAAACTAATACAATCATATTTTGAGGCGTACATTTTAAGATCCATTTCCTACTTACAAGGAACAGGTTTTACAATATTGGGAATTTTATCTTTTATAGTTGGATTTTCTTTATTTGTCTCGAATACGATTCGATACATTTCATGGAAACCTTGGAAATCCTACCGAAGGCCTATCCTTTGGATTTTGTACTTAGGTTACTTTTGGGTGTGTTCAGGATTTTTACTTTATAGTTTAGCTGAATTGAATCTATTCCCAATCTCATCAGCCATTCATAGTTTAACAGTTGGTGGTCTTAGTGTATTTATTTATGGAATGATCACAAGAGTGAGTTTGGGTCATACTGGAAGAGCTATCGTTGCTTCACCTCTCACTGTTTTTGCTTATATTGTCTTAAATGTTAGCGTAATCATTCGAGTTATTTTACCACTCTTCAACCAACACAAATATGCATATTATCTGTCAGGAATAGGCTGGATACTGTGTTTTAGTTTATTTGTTATCCAGTATACAATCATTCTTTATTCACCTAGACCCGATGGCAAACCATCTTAA
- a CDS encoding 7TM diverse intracellular signaling domain-containing protein, translating to MISLPFRRLVLLSICFISLHCSRTTDESTVVLKLDGEDWGIYFNDSADLLNPEFNPNNLDITTVPNNFRNLNKSYRGSIWIRKSFEITTEQHQKSLALQLGKVYQSDEVFVNGVLIGKNNSAFGKDPEEYSFGRPRIYPIPHDLLLEGENVLIIKIDSSLSTSAGIITGPIRIVTYEEAINGNLYDSLVELIFVGFYLFIALFFFINFFNLRENKEYLSFSVLALIFSGYELCKNEVRFLIFNDFAILKFLEYSFLLILPYGFIKFIQDFFELKPFKYQRIYLFFQFFFILVFLIIQNPVFWYNFIGYWDIHLLAVIGYAIYVTILKFREQKRGSTIHLLALVYLLYSILKEILIERGYLNSPSSLETSFLVYLILMTLALRFQFLMMKRKLQNRYDRLKEADSLREKIFFYMDAMISGPLKLMKDKLSEYRESSQKTKDKNLVKEVIEVQSSIDNVMDDIIELSRLEVLKEVPFKEQVNFVSFINDVIPEDDITYSIKVNPETEILNSLDLINSVVVRLVDFPPFKEFNHNDLIITQDLKGNVHFRFLLFHSNSKVAQKLFNELSENYNQLTPIKVKWAIILEIVRLLGAKIDFKIIKKKYLKIDLGISAIVPVSELQPIKDSTAVGIPNQTAKKSEKEDWRVTLKRIWKFLKETEIKLPNFKKKK from the coding sequence ATGATATCCTTACCATTTCGTCGCCTAGTTCTGCTTTCTATTTGCTTCATTTCACTTCATTGTTCACGTACAACTGATGAATCAACCGTTGTATTAAAGTTAGATGGTGAAGATTGGGGAATATATTTTAATGATAGTGCAGATTTATTAAACCCAGAATTTAATCCAAATAATTTGGACATCACAACTGTTCCAAACAATTTCCGAAATTTAAATAAATCCTATAGAGGTTCAATTTGGATTCGAAAAAGTTTTGAAATTACGACAGAACAACACCAAAAGTCATTAGCCTTACAATTAGGGAAAGTGTATCAGTCGGACGAAGTTTTTGTCAATGGTGTTCTAATCGGTAAAAACAATTCTGCCTTTGGAAAAGACCCTGAAGAATATTCGTTTGGAAGGCCTAGAATCTACCCTATTCCACATGATTTATTGCTTGAAGGGGAGAATGTTTTAATCATAAAAATTGATTCATCTCTTTCCACTTCGGCGGGTATCATTACTGGACCAATCAGAATTGTAACCTATGAAGAAGCAATAAACGGAAATTTATATGATTCACTTGTCGAACTCATTTTCGTAGGTTTTTATCTATTCATTGCTTTGTTTTTCTTTATTAACTTTTTTAACCTAAGAGAGAATAAAGAATACTTAAGTTTCAGCGTATTGGCTCTTATTTTCTCAGGATATGAATTATGCAAAAACGAAGTTAGATTCTTAATTTTTAATGATTTTGCAATTTTAAAATTTTTAGAATATTCCTTTTTACTTATATTGCCTTACGGTTTTATCAAATTCATTCAAGATTTTTTCGAATTAAAGCCGTTTAAATATCAAAGAATTTATCTCTTCTTTCAATTTTTCTTTATCCTCGTTTTTCTCATCATCCAAAACCCTGTGTTTTGGTATAACTTCATTGGATATTGGGATATCCATTTACTTGCTGTTATTGGCTACGCAATTTATGTAACGATACTAAAATTCCGCGAGCAAAAGAGAGGATCAACAATCCATTTATTGGCTCTTGTTTACCTGTTATACTCAATTCTAAAAGAAATTCTAATCGAAAGAGGATATTTAAACTCACCATCATCACTTGAAACTAGTTTTTTAGTGTATTTAATTTTAATGACCCTTGCTCTACGATTTCAGTTTTTGATGATGAAACGAAAACTCCAAAACCGATATGACAGATTAAAGGAAGCCGACTCACTCAGAGAAAAGATTTTCTTTTATATGGACGCAATGATTTCCGGTCCTTTAAAATTAATGAAAGATAAACTTTCAGAATACAGAGAATCATCTCAAAAAACAAAAGATAAAAACTTAGTAAAAGAAGTGATTGAAGTTCAATCTTCCATTGATAATGTCATGGACGATATCATTGAACTCTCAAGATTGGAAGTACTAAAAGAAGTCCCATTTAAAGAACAAGTTAATTTTGTATCCTTTATCAATGATGTAATTCCAGAAGATGACATTACATATTCAATTAAAGTAAATCCAGAAACTGAAATTCTTAATAGTTTAGATTTAATTAATTCTGTTGTAGTTAGACTAGTGGATTTTCCTCCATTTAAAGAATTTAATCATAATGATTTAATCATCACACAAGACCTAAAAGGGAATGTACATTTTAGATTCTTATTGTTCCACAGTAATTCCAAGGTGGCACAAAAATTATTCAACGAATTGTCCGAAAATTACAACCAACTCACCCCAATTAAAGTAAAATGGGCAATTATCCTAGAAATCGTACGTTTGTTAGGTGCAAAGATTGATTTTAAAATCATCAAGAAAAAATATCTAAAAATCGATTTGGGAATCTCAGCAATTGTTCCCGTTTCCGAATTACAACCGATCAAAGATTCAACTGCAGTTGGGATACCAAACCAAACAGCTAAAAAATCGGAAAAAGAAGATTGGAGAGTCACTTTAAAAAGAATTTGGAAATTTTTAAAGGAAACAGAAATCAAACTTCCTAACTTCAAAAAGAAGAAATAA
- a CDS encoding sensor histidine kinase — MISKTRFSQFFLGFLLFLSPTIASLVAEPCGTMITSFEKPVVLKTDWLFRKGDNLDWRDESVEESFWVKRSVPDYGISKTENLTGYHWYRCSFYLPDNYTTPVEPIAIQLGRIRDIDEFYLNGTLIDKTGTVLPRLEVDFQKIRIYSLPTHLLKPGLNVMAIRIYAATNLNGLKEAPTIAKERLLRESVFSKELFAMVCGYVFIFMGIYFLVGSIVRGRAGENFFFALFSIFMGIYVLIRTQHRDILFESFTWSYVAELLVLICLPAFFINFMHQYLKLKRNIVLLVYEVFLSVLFIITLFFRNPKTWILVIALFNYALPIAMGLVIYLFVKNGKTNIKKVKFILIGIACLLPTILIDSLSALEIIISMPGTLYLGFLIFLVMISIQLSNDIVIGLENFIEQEKELIQMERVKTGFLINLSSEFKSGMEKIKSAIENITTNQTKSLAKEVVKPSAKKAAKKKSKVTNTKQIGDPVKQAEDHISYMSYMVEEAILLRKLEERTYIPFYESFSVLELVKNCVASVENHLGQHRKNTFIDIKPNDLEIYFPKELLFCILRNLVENAYQYTDPKTDIHIDFFNRDGFHQLIVMDEGMGLSQIEMETIFQKFVRGYRDKKNEIPGAGIGLTLVEASTNFLSGTVSLKSSEGMGAKFTIHIPEKPNK, encoded by the coding sequence ATGATTTCGAAAACCCGTTTTTCCCAATTTTTCCTCGGGTTCTTACTGTTTTTGTCACCAACTATAGCAAGTTTGGTGGCAGAACCATGCGGAACCATGATCACATCCTTTGAAAAACCAGTGGTTTTAAAAACAGATTGGTTATTTAGAAAGGGAGACAATTTAGATTGGCGTGATGAGTCAGTTGAAGAAAGTTTTTGGGTCAAACGTTCCGTGCCTGATTATGGAATTTCTAAAACAGAAAACCTAACAGGGTACCACTGGTATCGTTGTTCTTTTTATTTACCTGACAATTACACAACTCCTGTAGAACCAATTGCCATCCAATTAGGTAGAATACGTGACATTGATGAGTTTTATTTGAATGGAACTTTGATTGATAAAACAGGAACTGTTTTACCTAGACTAGAAGTCGATTTTCAAAAAATCAGAATTTATTCTCTTCCTACACATTTACTCAAACCAGGATTAAATGTGATGGCCATTCGGATTTATGCAGCTACAAACCTAAATGGATTAAAGGAAGCTCCCACAATTGCAAAAGAACGATTGTTACGTGAATCGGTATTCTCAAAAGAACTCTTTGCGATGGTTTGTGGTTATGTTTTTATTTTTATGGGAATTTACTTTTTAGTAGGTTCCATTGTTCGCGGAAGAGCTGGGGAAAATTTCTTTTTTGCATTATTTTCAATTTTTATGGGAATTTATGTTCTCATCCGCACTCAACATAGAGATATTTTATTTGAAAGTTTTACTTGGTCATATGTCGCAGAACTTTTAGTCCTCATTTGTTTACCTGCATTTTTCATTAACTTCATGCACCAATATTTAAAATTGAAACGTAATATTGTCTTACTTGTGTATGAAGTGTTTTTATCCGTACTTTTTATCATCACACTATTTTTCAGAAATCCAAAAACATGGATCTTGGTGATTGCTCTCTTTAATTATGCATTACCAATTGCAATGGGACTTGTGATTTACTTATTTGTTAAAAATGGTAAAACAAATATTAAAAAAGTTAAATTTATACTCATTGGGATCGCTTGTTTATTACCTACAATATTAATCGATAGTTTGTCCGCTTTGGAAATCATCATTTCCATGCCTGGCACTTTATACTTGGGATTCTTAATTTTTCTAGTAATGATATCAATCCAATTATCAAACGATATAGTCATTGGATTGGAAAATTTTATAGAACAAGAAAAAGAACTTATCCAAATGGAAAGAGTCAAAACCGGTTTTCTTATCAACTTATCTTCCGAATTTAAATCGGGAATGGAAAAAATCAAATCTGCAATTGAGAATATCACTACTAATCAAACTAAGTCTCTTGCGAAAGAAGTGGTAAAACCTTCTGCAAAAAAAGCCGCTAAGAAAAAATCAAAAGTTACGAACACAAAACAAATTGGGGATCCTGTTAAACAAGCAGAAGATCATATATCTTACATGAGTTATATGGTCGAGGAAGCAATCTTACTGCGAAAACTGGAAGAACGAACCTATATTCCATTTTATGAAAGTTTCTCGGTATTAGAGTTGGTAAAAAACTGTGTTGCCAGTGTAGAAAATCATTTAGGCCAACATCGAAAAAATACCTTTATTGATATAAAACCAAATGATTTAGAAATTTATTTTCCAAAAGAATTATTGTTCTGTATTTTAAGAAATTTGGTAGAGAATGCATACCAATACACTGATCCAAAAACAGACATTCATATTGATTTTTTTAATCGAGATGGATTTCATCAATTGATAGTGATGGACGAAGGTATGGGCCTTAGTCAAATAGAAATGGAAACTATTTTTCAGAAATTTGTAAGGGGTTATCGTGACAAAAAAAATGAAATCCCTGGTGCAGGAATTGGCTTAACTTTAGTAGAAGCATCAACCAACTTTTTATCTGGAACCGTTAGTTTAAAATCAAGCGAAGGAATGGGAGCCAAGTTCACAATACATATCCCAGAAAAACCAAATAAATGA
- a CDS encoding FliG C-terminal domain-containing protein, with protein sequence MAHSSGPNKAALAYQILGQYLPDEVFAHLTDAEIESLLLKVEMNPSPTKGQEKDILLSFTHFLQKKGIRSNPNQGIQTFLAGKPNPTTAKQNEAELPYLGFQNPMVAKPNMPVGKPETNELYSLLEEILKEEENKQSGPLWAELPKFSVEMLQNITRDESPEVVARVLSFSDPESASEVLAEYPETHREEIILALAEIDYHSDRERDQLDRFLRFKMELIEKKMPVSKIRSRKAKTAGEILTRLPFLPSQNLIERIQKKSPEYAETIVEHYFRLEDLLHLGRTSLTRFFSEIHPLVIACALKGVETEFRDQVYSNLESWLVKEIKIEWDSLGPVSLAEIEEAQKGVLDRLREAMDEGKVKLWRLK encoded by the coding sequence ATGGCACATTCTTCCGGTCCCAACAAAGCCGCACTGGCATACCAAATTTTAGGCCAATACTTACCGGATGAAGTGTTCGCCCATCTGACTGATGCAGAAATCGAATCTCTACTTCTGAAAGTAGAGATGAATCCTTCCCCGACAAAAGGCCAAGAAAAAGACATCTTACTCTCGTTCACCCATTTCCTTCAAAAAAAAGGAATCCGTTCGAATCCGAACCAAGGAATCCAAACATTCCTCGCAGGGAAACCTAACCCAACCACTGCGAAACAAAATGAGGCAGAATTGCCTTACCTTGGTTTCCAGAACCCAATGGTGGCAAAACCAAACATGCCGGTGGGAAAACCAGAAACAAACGAACTTTATTCGTTATTGGAAGAGATCCTCAAAGAAGAGGAGAACAAACAATCAGGTCCACTTTGGGCTGAATTGCCAAAATTTTCCGTTGAAATGCTTCAAAATATCACTCGAGACGAATCTCCCGAAGTGGTAGCAAGGGTTCTCAGCTTTTCGGACCCAGAATCTGCCTCCGAAGTCCTTGCAGAATACCCTGAAACTCATAGAGAAGAGATCATTTTGGCACTTGCCGAAATTGACTACCACTCGGACAGAGAACGGGACCAACTCGATCGTTTCCTACGCTTCAAAATGGAACTGATTGAGAAAAAAATGCCAGTTTCCAAAATCCGAAGTCGCAAAGCCAAAACCGCAGGGGAAATTCTCACTAGACTTCCTTTTTTGCCATCTCAAAATTTAATTGAACGAATTCAGAAAAAAAGCCCTGAATATGCCGAAACTATAGTAGAACACTACTTTCGTTTGGAAGACCTCCTTCATTTAGGAAGGACAAGTCTCACTCGTTTTTTTTCTGAGATCCACCCCCTTGTCATTGCATGTGCATTGAAAGGTGTTGAGACTGAATTTCGCGACCAAGTGTATTCCAATTTGGAATCTTGGCTTGTGAAAGAGATTAAGATCGAATGGGATTCGTTAGGTCCTGTTTCACTGGCAGAGATTGAAGAAGCCCAAAAAGGGGTTCTCGATCGTTTGCGGGAAGCAATGGATGAAGGCAAAGTGAAACTTTGGAGATTGAAGTAA
- a CDS encoding Crp/Fnr family transcriptional regulator, protein MIIKYITKSSPESLMKAFAGCKELTYDKDEFLFHAGDEVTHMDLLVNGDLQVFKYDGNMNEVTLTFFRPVCIVAEWAVIQGIPYPASARFTKKSTILRMPLSEVQNRLNSNIELNHILMHSLMNKIETLNLAINRGLTMDAMQRVAHFLFYGTPDSLALKQTQMASLLYLRPETFSRILKQLKDQGLVDTQKGEITILDKEGLLKILA, encoded by the coding sequence ATGATTATTAAATACATCACCAAATCTAGTCCCGAATCATTAATGAAAGCCTTTGCCGGATGTAAGGAGCTTACATATGATAAAGATGAATTTTTATTTCATGCGGGTGATGAAGTCACTCATATGGATCTCCTTGTCAATGGTGACTTACAGGTATTTAAATATGATGGAAATATGAATGAAGTCACTTTAACTTTTTTCAGACCAGTATGTATTGTGGCGGAATGGGCTGTTATCCAAGGGATACCTTATCCAGCCTCTGCAAGGTTTACTAAAAAAAGTACAATCTTAAGGATGCCACTTTCAGAAGTTCAAAATCGACTAAATTCTAATATTGAACTTAACCACATTCTAATGCACTCATTGATGAATAAAATCGAAACATTAAATTTGGCAATAAATCGTGGTCTTACCATGGATGCAATGCAAAGAGTAGCACATTTCCTTTTTTATGGAACACCCGATTCCCTGGCTTTAAAACAAACGCAAATGGCTTCCTTACTTTATTTAAGACCTGAAACTTTCTCAAGGATATTAAAACAACTGAAAGACCAAGGACTTGTTGATACACAGAAAGGTGAGATTACAATTTTAGACAAAGAAGGGCTCTTGAAAATTTTGGCTTAG
- the fliH gene encoding flagellar assembly protein FliH, giving the protein MAKLVFKPIQIADLQEEVEIQLPDKYKKFHKTDEQEDFEIDQEGNIIEQYQGPSIEEIEAELQRYRQETEEQVRQLLEDAKKQAKAIEEEGRTKAFQMVQDSKEKIKLEEDSGRAKAEQILDRAKMEVERMIKEAEMKQAEIEHEAYQKGYDAGREVGFKKGQGEVRRLIDRLGTIIGKAIDIREEMIAASEKQMVEMILVIARKVIKDEIIERKEIVLNNIREAMKRIKDRDRIDIRVNFADLELTTAHKDELIKLMESLRKVNIYEDSRVDRGGVIIETDVGAIDARISTQLKEIEEAIRNVEPI; this is encoded by the coding sequence ATGGCAAAACTAGTATTTAAACCCATTCAAATTGCCGACTTACAAGAAGAAGTTGAAATCCAACTTCCTGATAAGTACAAAAAATTTCATAAGACCGACGAACAAGAAGACTTCGAGATAGACCAAGAAGGGAATATCATCGAACAATACCAAGGTCCATCGATTGAAGAGATCGAAGCGGAACTCCAAAGGTATCGCCAAGAAACTGAAGAACAAGTCCGCCAATTATTAGAAGATGCTAAAAAACAAGCAAAAGCCATTGAAGAAGAAGGTAGAACCAAAGCCTTCCAAATGGTTCAGGACTCAAAAGAAAAAATCAAATTAGAAGAAGATTCTGGCCGAGCCAAAGCGGAACAAATCTTAGATCGTGCGAAGATGGAAGTCGAACGTATGATCAAAGAAGCCGAAATGAAACAGGCTGAGATCGAACACGAAGCCTACCAAAAAGGATATGATGCAGGTCGTGAAGTTGGTTTTAAAAAAGGCCAAGGGGAAGTAAGACGACTCATTGACCGATTGGGAACTATCATTGGTAAAGCAATCGACATTCGTGAAGAGATGATTGCCGCTTCTGAAAAACAAATGGTGGAAATGATTCTTGTCATCGCAAGAAAAGTTATCAAAGACGAAATCATTGAACGTAAAGAAATTGTACTCAATAACATTCGTGAAGCGATGAAACGAATCAAAGACCGTGACCGTATCGATATTCGTGTAAACTTTGCTGACTTAGAACTCACAACAGCACATAAAGACGAACTCATCAAACTGATGGAATCACTCAGAAAAGTAAACATCTACGAAGACTCACGTGTCGACCGTGGCGGTGTGATCATCGAAACAGATGTGGGTGCTATCGACGCAAGGATTTCCACTCAGCTCAAAGAAATTGAAGAGGCAATTCGAAACGTAGAACCAATATGA